The following DNA comes from Candidatus Hydrogenedentota bacterium.
TGCGTGCCCTCGCGCTACACCATCCGGACGGGCCGGTTCGAGCCGACGACGGGTATCTACAGCAACGCGAGGCCGGACCTCGTGCCCGGTCAGGCAGCGGAAATGGAGGAACGCTGCGGGCCGTATCTCGCGCGGACGATGAACGGTTTGGGCTATAGAACATTTGGGATTGGGAAGTCTCACACGCACCCATGGGATGAGAATCTGGGGTATGAGGTTCATCTGCACAGTGAGGAACTTTACGGTTCGCCTGACCAGCGCTCCCGGGACGCCTATGCCTCGTTCATTGCCCGTGAGCACCCCGAGTACGATTTCATCGAAATGCTGATGGGCGAGCGGACCGAGATGTACTACATGCCGCAAATGAGCCCGCTGCCAGCGGCGCTGGGAGTCGAAGCGTGGGCGGCGGACCGGGCCGTCGAGCAAATCAATGCCGCCGATGGGCGTCCGTTTTTTGGCTTCGTGTCCCTTATTGGCCCGCACCCGCCGTTGGCGCCACCCTTGCCGTTCAACCGCATGTACGACCCGGACCGGATGCCCGGCCCGGTGCGCGGGGACATCGAACTGGATCATATGGACGAGCAGATCACGTGGATGAACTACGCGATCTGGGCCGAGGACGTCAACGATCCGCATGCGCGGGTGCTGCGGGCGCGATACTACGGTGAAATCTCCTATATCGACCAGTGCCTTGGACGTATTCTCGACGCGGTGGAAGCGCGGCCCGATGCGGACAATACGCTCATCTGTTTCTTTTCCGATCACGGGGACCACTTGGGTGACCACCACGCATGGCAGAAGGAGAGCTACTTCGAGCAAGCATGCCACATCCCGTTCCTGGTGAGTTGGCCACAGCGCCTGCCGCGCGATGCGCGGCGGACGGAATTGGTCTGTCTCGCGGACTTGTTCGGCATCGCGACAAACGCCGCCGGTCAGCCGGACACGCGCGACGGGTTCGACGTGCTGGGTATGCTCGAAGGGAAGGCATCGCCGCGCGAGTTCCTTATCGGTATGTACGGTACGCCGGGTACACCGTTGTTCAAGGTTATGGTGCGGCGCGGGCCCTGGAAGTACATATACATGGCGAACGGCGGCCGGGAACAACTGTTCAACGTCGAGGAAGACCCGCGTGAACTCCTGCAGCGGCTGGGCGACGCGAAAGAGACGGCCGCGGAAATGCGGAGCATCGCCGAGACTTCCCTGGCCTGCCCCAATGCGGACCGTGCGCTTGAAAACGGCCGCCTGCGCGCGTACCCCTTTGCGGAACGCCCGCGGCAGCGGATCTATCAGTTCGATCCCTCGCGCGGCGTGAGGGGGTTCCCCGAGCACCCGCAAGACGTATTGTCGAAGTCATAAGGCGCTAACATGCACGAATCAGGGAGACGAGCGCGTCGAGCCACGCGGGGTGGGCGTTGAGGCAGGGGACCTGGACGTACGCGTGGCCGCCGTGATCTAGGAAGGTCTTCTTGCCCGCGATGCCGATCTCCTCGAGGGTTTCGAGGCAGTCCGCGACGAATGCCGGGCACATCACGGCGAGGCGCTTGAGGCCGTTTTCCGCGAGCATGGCGATAGTCTCGTCGGTGTAAGGCTGGAGCCAAGGTTCGCGGCCCAGGCGTGACTGGAAACTGATACTGTAGGCGTCTTCGGATAAGGCGAGTCTTTCCGCAATGCCACGTGCGGTTTCGAAGCATTGGCGCCGGTAGCAATGCTTGTTCGCGGTTGTTTCAGCGTCGCAGCAGTCGGGCCGCA
Coding sequences within:
- a CDS encoding sulfatase-like hydrolase/transferase — its product is MNKTLSRRGFLETAAGAVAATTLAGRASPQPGEDSGTDRPNVLFLMTDQQRFDTIAALGNPHIYTPNFDRLVHRGVAFLNGYSTCPVCVPSRYTIRTGRFEPTTGIYSNARPDLVPGQAAEMEERCGPYLARTMNGLGYRTFGIGKSHTHPWDENLGYEVHLHSEELYGSPDQRSRDAYASFIAREHPEYDFIEMLMGERTEMYYMPQMSPLPAALGVEAWAADRAVEQINAADGRPFFGFVSLIGPHPPLAPPLPFNRMYDPDRMPGPVRGDIELDHMDEQITWMNYAIWAEDVNDPHARVLRARYYGEISYIDQCLGRILDAVEARPDADNTLICFFSDHGDHLGDHHAWQKESYFEQACHIPFLVSWPQRLPRDARRTELVCLADLFGIATNAAGQPDTRDGFDVLGMLEGKASPREFLIGMYGTPGTPLFKVMVRRGPWKYIYMANGGREQLFNVEEDPRELLQRLGDAKETAAEMRSIAETSLACPNADRALENGRLRAYPFAERPRQRIYQFDPSRGVRGFPEHPQDVLSKS